A genomic stretch from Lathyrus oleraceus cultivar Zhongwan6 chromosome 2, CAAS_Psat_ZW6_1.0, whole genome shotgun sequence includes:
- the LOC127121952 gene encoding uncharacterized protein LOC127121952 — protein sequence MKADWANLEALALGLILDKLYERVDQIWFGAVCKNWLSVAKLNHQNQELRNNVLPMLMIPKTNLCLYGISSNTTYEFQFPIPYYDNCCGCSHGWITTIHTKYHAYSDMDIFITMFNPFKTVSPITLPPLRTYSDYYEGLLPKVTLSADPITSPNDYVVAVIYHRTLAIFNAGQPRWTSISYYGFIFMDVMFDGDLVYGLTKHHMLLSSDLSYLHKGDITTTINCISNSSFRKDLKCYLVMSLEGDLWMVRKLLNDRIMIKFEVFKVQLNAQRQKVKRIVKLKSLGDNVLFVGDCDSISASASCFSGRLKQDSIYYINRAKHYTSFGHYWETFNVEIYNVKDGSICHQYAECSFLKHVPPPLWVALPFQ from the coding sequence ATGAAGGCAGATTGGGCAAATTTAGAAGCGCTTGCACTCGGATTGATTTTAGATAAATTATATGAAAGGGTTGATCAAATCTGGTTTGGTGCTGTGTGCAAGAATTGGCTATCAGTTGCAAAGCTTAACCATCAAAATCAAGAGTTGAGAAATAATGTATTACCCATGCTTATGATCCCTAAAACAAACCTATGTTTGTATGGCATTTCATCCAACACCACATATGAATTTCAATTTCCAATTCCTTATTATGATAACTGTTGTGGATGTAGCCATGGATGGATTACAACAATCCACACAAAATACCATGCATACTCTGATATGGATATATTCATAACTATGTTTAATCCTTTTAAGACTGTTTCTCCTATTACTCTTCCACCTCTCAGAACATATAGTGATTATTATGAAGGACTATTGCCTAAGGTTACTCTTTCTGCTGACCCTATAACAAGCCCAAATGATTACGTAGTTGCAGTAATTTATCATAGGACTCTAGCTATTTTTAATGCGGGGCAACCCCGTTGGACTTCCATAAGCTATTACGGTTTTATCTTTATGGATGTCATGTTTGACGGAGATTTAGTATATGGTTTAACAAAACATCACATGCTATTATCCTCCGATCTTAGTTATTTACACAAAGGAGATATCACAACGACAATAAATTGCATTTCCAATTCATCTTTTCGTAAAGATTTGAAATGTTATCTTGTGATGTCATTAGAGGGAGATTTGTGGATGGTGAGAAAGCTTCTGAATGATAGGATAATGATCAAATTTGAAGTGTTCAAGGTACAACTCAATGCTCAAAGGCAAAAGGTCAAGCGGATAGTAAAACTTAAAAGTCTCGGGGACAACGTTTTATTCGTGGGAGATTGTGATTCGATTTCTGCGTCAGCTTCTTGTTTCTCTGGTCGATTGAAACAAGATTCTATCTATTATATTAACAGGGCTAAACATTATACGTCATTTGGACATTATTGGGAAACATTCAATGTAGAAATATATAATGTAAAAGATGGAAGCATTTGTCATCAATATGCAGAATGTTCTTTCCTCAAACATGTGCCACCTCCTCTTTGGGTTGCACTTCCTTTTCAATGA
- the LOC127121953 gene encoding uncharacterized protein LOC127121953, translating into MEADWANLEALALSLILYKLYERVDQIWFGAVCKNWLSVLKLNHQNHPLRTNVLPMLMIPKTNLCLYGISSNTTYKFQFPIPYYDNCYGCSHGWITTIHTKYLDIFITMYNSSKTVSPITLPPLRAYSDYYEGLLPKVTLSADPITSPNDYVVAVIYRRTLAIFNAGQHCWTSLSDYGFIFMDVMFDGDLVYGLTKHHRLLSSDLSYLHERDITKTIDRISNPPFHKDLKCYLVMSLEGDLWMVRKLLNGRMIKFEVFKFQLNAQRKKVERMVKLESLGDNVLFVGDCDSISASASCFSGRLKQNSIYYIDKVKHYWGTFTVEIYNVKDGSSCYQYGEYSFRKHVPPPLWVALPFQ; encoded by the coding sequence ATGGAGGCAGATTGGGCAAATTTAGAAGCACTTGCACTCAGTTTAATTCTTTATAAGTTATATGAAAGGGTTGATCAAATCTGGTTTGGTGCTGTGTGCAAGAATTGGCTGTCAGTTCTAAAGCTTAACCATCAAAATCATCCGTTGAGAACAAATGTATTACCCATGCTTATGATCCCAAAAACAAACCTATGTTTGTATGGCATTTCATCCAACACAACATATAAATTTCAATTTCCAATTCCTTATTATGATAACTGTTATGGATGTAGCCATGGATGGATTACAACAATCCATACAAAATACTTGGATATATTCATAACCATGTATAATTCTTCTAAGACTGTTTCTCCTATTACTCTTCCACCTCTCAGAGCATATAGTGATTATTATGAAGGACTATTGCCTAAGGTTACTCTTTCTGCGGACCCTATAACAAGCCCAAATGATTACGTAGTTGCAGTAATTTATCGTAGAACTCTAGCTATTTTTAATGCGGGGCAACACTGTTGGACTTCTTTAAGCGATTACGGTTTTATCTTTATGGATGTCATGTTTGACGGAGATTTAGTATATGGTTTGACAAAACATCACCGGCTATTATCCTCCGATCTTAGTTATTTACATGAGCGAGATATCACAAAGACAATAGATCGCATTTCCAATCCACCTTTTCATAAAGATTTGAAATGTTATCTTGTGATGTCATTAGAGGGAGACTTGTGGATGGTGAGAAAGCTTCTGAATGGGAGAATGATCAAATTTGAAGTGTTCAAGTTCCAACTCAATGCTCAAAGGAAAAAGGTCGAGCGGATGGTAAAACTTGAAAGTCTCGGGGACAATGTTTTATTCGTGGGAGATTGTGATTCGATTTCTGCGTCAGCTTCTTGTTTCTCTGGTCGATTGAAACAAAATTCTATCTATTATATTGACAAGGTTAAACATTATTGGGGAACATTCACCGTAGAAATATATAATGTAAAAGATGGAAGCAGTTGTTATCAATATGGAGAATATTCTTTCCGCAAACATGTGCCACCTCCTCTTTGGGTTGCACTTCCTTTTCAATGA